The genomic window TTCTCTATTGCTTCACAATCTAGGTGACGCAATGGCCATTTTTCAGAAGCAAAAACAAAGCATCCGTTGCGCTGCCCAAGATACATGCTCCCATTATTGGACAACAGGCAAAGTTTACCGCGCTTAGGAAGGAATATTATGGCTGAAACGACACCGTCACAGGCTTTTAAGACATTCAGACTGGCTTGTTCTTCGTCATTGTGTTTATCAAGTTCATCGGCAAAAAGGGCAGCGATTATTTCCGAATCCAAGGTTTGTTGTCTTATACGTTTTGTTTGTTTCCACAGCTTGTCAGCATTTACGACAATACCATTATGCAGAACAACAATATCATCACGGATAATTGGTTGGTTGTCTTTATCACCGTGTGTAATTAGTCTGCTATGTCCCAGAATTAACTCACTGCCGGTGATATCTATTTTTGAGAAAAGTGTTTTAGCCCTCTCATCAGAGCGAAAAATATCAATCCGCCCGTCACGCCATATCAGTACTCCAGATGAGTCTTTTCCGCGTATTTCTGCATTGCGCACCAAGCATCTCACAGACGCCCTGTCTTTACATACCTCACTACCAACAATACCGAATACCCCGCACATCTCATCACTCCAAATTTTGAGAAATCGGGTTGTTTTTTCTGTTGTTTTTGATAGACGGAGATTTTAGCACGCAAATGTCTTCTAATTTAGTTATGTATCGGTTTGCAAGGTCATCATAGTTCTGGTTTTGGAGGATCCACTGGCGGCCGGCAGAGCCTCTTTGCTGTCTCTCAGCTTCTGGCAAGCAAATGATCTCTAAGAACGCCTGTTCCAACGTTTTTATATCGGTGAATAAACCACAATTGGCCTCGTTAATCATCGATGGAAAGCCCTTATATTGAGCGAGAATAAATCTCCCGGCCAACATATAGTCAACAACTTTGTTCATCGATTGACCATAATTCCAGACCTTACTGGGCATTGTTGATAAAAATAGGATATCGCACCGGCGCAAAAAGCCTTGTACGTCTTCTGGGTTTAACTTGCCTAAAAACAGAATATTTTGATTGTTTGTGGCTTGTGCTTCGAATTTCTTTCTTTCAGCACCGTCACCCGCAATCAAAAAGATGAGATCCTTTTCAGTTGTGTTATTTGCGAAGGTAAACAGGTCTGTTAAGTTATTGGTTAGGCCGATGCTGCCGCAATAGCCAACAATGATTTTATTTTTAATTTTTTCCTCAATTTCGGTCGTAAAAATAAATTCGCCAACAGGTTGCACCCCGTCCTTATCAACGCCGATCCCGCAAGTGTGAAATACAGAGTCAGGACGCTCAACACCCGAATTTGATACATGCTGCTTTAAATTTGGCATTGTTCCAACGATTAAGTCTGCCTTTCGGTATCCCCAGAGTTCTAAAAATCTCAACAGCAAATAAAGAGGGTGTAATCGGCTATACGCACCCTCTTCGACCATCGTTAATGGCCAAATATCGCGCACCTCAAAAACAAGCTTTGTTCTTTTGAAAAATTTCAAATAAAGGCCAAAAATAATCGTTGTGAGGGATAATGATGAAATAACAATGATATCTGGTCTTATTTGTCGTTTAAATCTGAATAATCTAAGGTCAAAATCGAACCAGCTCAGGACACGCCTCAAACTGGCCGTCTTCGTGTACTGCATTGTTTTCAGAACTGTAAAACTTACTTGGTCGATTTTGAATGATGCCTCATGCCCTTCATTAACCTTAAAATTTGATCCATGATTTGAATCTGAGGTGATAATTTCTACATTATGGCCATGACGAATGAACCGTTTACCT from SAR116 cluster alpha proteobacterium HIMB100 includes these protein-coding regions:
- a CDS encoding glycosyltransferase (PFAM: Glycosyl transferases group 1), giving the protein MNITIISKYAPVPGYGSNPRWFELGKRFIRHGHNVEIITSDSNHGSNFKVNEGHEASFKIDQVSFTVLKTMQYTKTASLRRVLSWFDFDLRLFRFKRQIRPDIIVISSLSLTTIIFGLYLKFFKRTKLVFEVRDIWPLTMVEEGAYSRLHPLYLLLRFLELWGYRKADLIVGTMPNLKQHVSNSGVERPDSVFHTCGIGVDKDGVQPVGEFIFTTEIEEKIKNKIIVGYCGSIGLTNNLTDLFTFANNTTEKDLIFLIAGDGAERKKFEAQATNNQNILFLGKLNPEDVQGFLRRCDILFLSTMPSKVWNYGQSMNKVVDYMLAGRFILAQYKGFPSMINEANCGLFTDIKTLEQAFLEIICLPEAERQQRGSAGRQWILQNQNYDDLANRYITKLEDICVLKSPSIKNNRKNNPISQNLE